The proteins below come from a single Serratia fonticola genomic window:
- a CDS encoding aldo/keto reductase, translating into MITMNTIKSVGLTVPSLTFGAASLANLFKSLSNTEAMAIVDKAIQVGWRYFDTAPHYGSGLSELRLGMGLRGLERSDYVLSTKVGRLLQSRKQQPGLEAGEFFFDENPFNRHADYSYAGIMRSYEDSIQRLGTRYIDILYVHDIGTYTYGQTPLERKHFKDFCDSGQQALDELKRNGDIKAWGVGANEEAILMEVMDHAAPDIFMLANRYNLLETDRQAFFAKCEQQGVSVAIAAPFATGVLVAKDKSSSLYEYGAVPPSVIEKINYIEAVCNRHDVPLGAAALQFPLRNKNVVTVTCGVQSVEQAVTNYEWANWEIPAALWDELAGLGIK; encoded by the coding sequence ATGATCACCATGAATACGATAAAAAGCGTAGGCCTGACCGTTCCCAGCTTGACCTTTGGTGCAGCCAGCCTGGCCAACTTATTTAAATCACTGAGCAACACAGAAGCGATGGCGATTGTCGATAAAGCCATTCAGGTCGGCTGGCGCTATTTTGATACGGCACCGCATTATGGCAGCGGCCTTTCCGAGTTGCGCCTGGGGATGGGGTTGCGCGGTTTGGAGCGTAGCGATTATGTGCTATCCACCAAAGTAGGGCGTTTGTTGCAATCGAGAAAACAACAACCGGGTCTGGAAGCGGGGGAGTTTTTCTTCGACGAAAACCCCTTCAACCGCCACGCTGATTATTCCTACGCGGGCATCATGCGCTCGTATGAGGATTCAATTCAGCGTCTGGGAACCCGCTATATCGACATCCTGTATGTTCACGATATTGGCACCTATACCTACGGCCAGACGCCGCTGGAGCGCAAGCATTTCAAAGACTTCTGTGACTCTGGGCAACAGGCACTGGACGAGCTGAAGCGCAATGGCGATATCAAAGCCTGGGGCGTGGGGGCTAATGAAGAGGCGATCCTGATGGAAGTGATGGATCACGCCGCGCCGGATATTTTTATGCTGGCCAACCGCTACAACCTGTTGGAAACGGATCGTCAGGCGTTCTTTGCCAAATGTGAGCAGCAGGGTGTCTCGGTCGCCATTGCCGCGCCATTTGCCACCGGTGTATTGGTCGCCAAAGATAAATCCTCTTCCCTCTATGAATACGGTGCGGTGCCGCCCTCCGTGATCGAAAAAATCAACTATATCGAAGCCGTGTGCAACAGACACGATGTTCCGCTTGGCGCGGCGGCATTGCAGTTCCCGTTAAGAAACAAAAACGTCGTCACCGTCACCTGCGGCGTGCAGTCCGTCGAGCAGGCGGTGACCAACTATGAATGGGCTAACTGGGAGATCCCTGCGGCATTGTGGGATGAGTTGGCCGGTTTAGGCATTAAATAA
- a CDS encoding branched-chain amino acid ABC transporter substrate-binding protein — translation MSLRLLKTPLAALLIGCFSTAFSAHADIVIGVAGPFSGPNATYGDQYWRGASQAAADINAAGGIKGEKIKLVQGDDACEPKQAVSVANRLVDQDHVAAVVGHFCSSSTMPASEVYDEAGIIAITPGSTNPQITERGMNNMFRMCGRDDQQGVIATNYMLDTLKAKKIAVIHDKDTYGQGLADAAKAEMNKRGVKEVMYEGLSRGEKDFNALVTKIASVNPDVVYFGGCHPEAGPLVRQMREQGVKAKFFSGDCIVTEELVTAAGGPQYTTGVLMTFGNDPRQIPEGKAVIAKFRESGFEPEGYTLYSYASIQAIAAAFNATGGKDSAKASEWLKSHDVDTVMGKKAWDKKGDLKVSDYVVYQWDDKGKYHQL, via the coding sequence ATGTCATTGAGATTGCTAAAAACCCCGCTTGCTGCTCTGCTTATTGGTTGTTTTAGTACGGCTTTTTCTGCACATGCCGATATCGTGATTGGCGTCGCCGGGCCATTCTCCGGCCCAAATGCCACCTATGGGGATCAATACTGGCGTGGGGCCTCGCAGGCTGCCGCAGACATCAATGCGGCCGGGGGAATTAAAGGGGAAAAAATCAAGCTGGTGCAAGGCGATGATGCTTGTGAACCTAAGCAGGCAGTCTCGGTAGCTAACCGCCTGGTCGATCAGGATCACGTCGCTGCGGTGGTGGGGCACTTCTGCTCGTCTTCCACCATGCCCGCTTCGGAGGTGTATGACGAAGCCGGGATTATTGCCATCACTCCCGGCTCCACCAACCCGCAAATCACCGAACGTGGCATGAATAACATGTTCCGCATGTGCGGCCGCGACGATCAGCAAGGGGTCATCGCCACCAATTACATGCTGGATACCCTGAAGGCGAAAAAGATTGCCGTCATCCATGATAAGGACACTTACGGTCAGGGGCTGGCAGATGCCGCCAAGGCAGAAATGAACAAACGTGGCGTGAAGGAAGTGATGTACGAAGGGCTGTCGCGCGGTGAGAAAGACTTTAACGCCCTGGTGACCAAAATCGCTTCGGTTAATCCAGACGTGGTGTACTTCGGCGGCTGCCATCCAGAGGCGGGTCCGCTGGTGCGCCAGATGCGTGAGCAAGGGGTGAAAGCCAAATTCTTCTCCGGCGACTGTATTGTTACCGAGGAGCTGGTAACGGCGGCCGGTGGGCCACAGTACACCACTGGCGTGCTGATGACCTTCGGTAACGATCCGCGTCAGATCCCAGAAGGGAAAGCGGTGATCGCCAAGTTCCGCGAGAGTGGATTTGAGCCAGAAGGGTACACGCTGTACTCCTACGCATCGATCCAGGCCATCGCTGCAGCGTTCAATGCCACCGGCGGTAAAGACAGTGCCAAAGCCAGCGAGTGGTTGAAATCTCACGATGTGGATACCGTGATGGGGAAAAAAGCCTGGGATAAAAAAGGTGACCTGAAGGTATCAGACTACGTGGTCTACCAATGGGATGACAAAGGCAAATATCACCAGCTCTGA
- a CDS encoding mandelate racemase/muconate lactonizing enzyme family protein: protein MKIIKAEIFMVDLKPKVKRVDAIQSFVSQETPIVRLTTASGAVGEGYTYTIGTGGSSVVALLRDHLLPKLIGRDATMIEAIWESLLFSTHATSVGAITSLALAAIDTALWDLKCKQMNLPLYKVAGGAKARMKLYTTEGGWLHLSTQELVDDALAVKAQGFCGSKIKIGSESPVRDIERLEAVRKAVGDEYVIMTDCNQSFKFSEGKQRAALLEHVNLSWIEEPFLAQDVDSHKKLCESTTIPVAVGESIYSIQHFKEYLQNNAADIIQVDVARIGGITPWLKVAHMAECFNKIVCPHFLMELHISLCCAITNSRWLEYIPQLDSITLSKVNITGGFAYPPETPGLGIHWDWQKINQQTLVHHIIE from the coding sequence ATGAAAATTATTAAAGCCGAAATCTTTATGGTGGATTTGAAACCAAAGGTTAAACGCGTGGACGCGATCCAGTCTTTTGTCTCGCAGGAAACGCCGATCGTTCGGTTAACGACAGCAAGCGGCGCGGTGGGTGAAGGCTACACCTATACCATTGGTACCGGCGGGTCTTCGGTGGTTGCACTGTTACGCGATCACCTGTTACCTAAGCTGATTGGGCGTGATGCGACGATGATCGAGGCCATTTGGGAGTCGCTGTTATTCTCAACCCATGCGACATCCGTGGGGGCTATCACTTCGCTGGCACTAGCGGCTATTGATACTGCTCTGTGGGATCTGAAGTGCAAACAGATGAACTTGCCGTTGTACAAAGTGGCGGGTGGTGCCAAAGCCCGCATGAAGTTGTACACCACGGAAGGGGGCTGGCTGCATTTGAGCACTCAGGAACTGGTTGATGATGCGCTGGCCGTCAAGGCGCAAGGCTTTTGTGGTTCGAAGATCAAGATTGGCTCAGAAAGCCCGGTGCGGGACATCGAACGCCTGGAGGCGGTACGTAAAGCCGTTGGCGATGAGTATGTGATCATGACCGATTGCAACCAGTCGTTCAAATTCTCGGAGGGTAAGCAACGGGCCGCATTATTGGAACATGTGAACCTGTCATGGATTGAGGAGCCTTTCCTGGCGCAAGACGTCGATTCGCATAAAAAGCTGTGCGAATCGACCACTATCCCCGTCGCCGTTGGGGAATCCATCTATTCGATCCAGCATTTCAAAGAGTATTTGCAGAATAATGCCGCCGATATTATCCAGGTCGACGTGGCTCGCATCGGTGGCATTACCCCTTGGTTGAAAGTGGCGCATATGGCCGAGTGCTTCAATAAAATCGTCTGCCCGCACTTCTTGATGGAACTGCATATCTCGCTGTGCTGCGCCATCACCAACAGCCGCTGGCTGGAATATATTCCGCAGTTGGACAGTATTACTCTCAGCAAGGTGAACATCACCGGGGGTTTCGCTTATCCACCAGAAACGCCTGGGCTGGGCATTCACTGGGATTGGCAGAAAATCAACCAGCAGACGTTGGTGCACCACATTATTGAATAA
- a CDS encoding ABC transporter permease subunit, with protein sequence MDVFFLQQLINGLTLGAVYGLIAIGYTMVYGIIGMINFAHGEVYMISAYLCAIGLALLSFFGLHSFPLLILGTLVFTIVVTGVYGWVIERIAYKPLRNSTRLAPLISAIGMSLILQNYAQISQGPRQQGIPTLLDGVFRLNFDGGVIQITYTKVFILVAALLGMAVLTYVIQRTRLGRICRATQQDRKMASILGINTDRVISLVFVIGAAMAGLAGVLVTMNYGTFDFYVGFIIGVKAFTAAVLGGIGSLPGAMLGGLLLGVAEAQFAGMVNSDYKDVFSFGLLVVILIFRPQGLLGRPMVAKV encoded by the coding sequence ATGGATGTATTCTTCCTGCAACAGCTGATTAACGGCCTGACCCTTGGCGCGGTGTATGGCCTGATCGCCATCGGCTACACCATGGTGTACGGCATTATTGGCATGATCAACTTCGCCCACGGCGAGGTGTATATGATTTCTGCCTATCTGTGTGCGATTGGCCTGGCGCTGCTCTCCTTCTTTGGTCTCCACTCTTTCCCGCTGTTGATCCTAGGCACCCTGGTTTTCACCATCGTGGTCACCGGCGTTTATGGTTGGGTGATTGAACGTATCGCTTATAAACCACTGCGTAACTCCACGCGTCTGGCTCCGCTGATTTCCGCTATCGGTATGTCACTGATCTTGCAGAACTACGCGCAAATTAGTCAGGGGCCGCGCCAGCAGGGGATCCCCACGCTGCTGGACGGCGTTTTTCGGCTCAATTTTGATGGCGGTGTGATCCAGATTACCTACACCAAGGTATTTATTCTGGTAGCTGCACTATTAGGTATGGCGGTGCTTACCTACGTGATCCAACGCACGCGCCTGGGACGTATCTGCCGGGCTACCCAACAAGATCGCAAGATGGCATCAATACTCGGCATCAATACCGATCGGGTGATCTCGCTGGTGTTTGTGATTGGCGCGGCGATGGCCGGGCTGGCCGGGGTGCTGGTCACCATGAACTACGGCACCTTCGATTTTTACGTGGGCTTTATTATCGGCGTCAAAGCCTTCACCGCAGCGGTGCTGGGGGGCATTGGCTCATTGCCCGGCGCGATGCTCGGAGGCTTGCTGCTTGGGGTGGCAGAGGCACAGTTCGCCGGCATGGTGAACTCGGATTACAAGGATGTGTTTTCATTCGGTCTGCTGGTGGTGATCCTGATTTTCCGCCCTCAGGGCCTGCTGGGGCGGCCAATGGTCGCTAAGGTGTGA
- a CDS encoding ABC transporter ATP-binding protein — MSEVMLEFREVDVHYGPIQALQQVSLQVRQGETVALIGANGAGKSTLLMSIFGQPRISGGQILFQGTDISQRSTHFVASSGIAQAPEGRRIFPDMSVEENLLMGTITLGNHYAAEDMQRMYELFPRLKERRNQRAMTMSGGEQQMLAIARALMSRPKLLLLDEPSLGLAPIIVKQIFSILRELANGGMTIFLVEQNANHALKLSDRGYVMVNGQIRLSGSGAELLSNQEVRKAYLGGA; from the coding sequence ATGAGCGAGGTGATGCTGGAATTTCGCGAGGTAGATGTCCATTACGGCCCGATCCAGGCGCTGCAACAGGTGTCATTGCAGGTCAGGCAAGGGGAAACCGTAGCGTTGATCGGGGCCAACGGGGCGGGGAAATCCACCTTGCTGATGTCAATCTTTGGCCAACCTCGCATCAGCGGTGGACAGATCCTGTTTCAGGGGACGGATATCAGCCAGCGGTCGACGCATTTTGTGGCCAGTAGCGGCATTGCCCAGGCCCCGGAAGGGCGGCGGATCTTCCCTGACATGAGCGTGGAAGAAAATCTGCTGATGGGCACGATTACCCTCGGCAACCATTATGCTGCTGAAGATATGCAGCGTATGTATGAGTTGTTTCCACGCCTGAAAGAGCGGCGTAACCAGCGGGCGATGACTATGTCCGGCGGTGAGCAGCAAATGTTGGCGATAGCCCGTGCGCTGATGAGCCGGCCAAAACTGCTGTTGCTGGATGAGCCGAGTCTGGGGCTGGCACCGATCATCGTCAAACAGATCTTCAGCATTCTGCGCGAACTGGCCAACGGCGGCATGACAATTTTCCTGGTGGAGCAAAACGCCAACCATGCGCTGAAGCTGTCCGATCGGGGTTATGTGATGGTCAATGGGCAAATCCGCCTGAGCGGCAGCGGTGCAGAACTGCTTAGCAATCAGGAGGTGAGGAAGGCTTATCTGGGCGGCGCATAA
- the livM gene encoding high-affinity branched-chain amino acid ABC transporter permease LivM, producing the protein MSQSTVHQGLSIKRSLLDAVLAGLIALIVFGPIVGIVLDGYSFNFEPRRLVVIIAVVMVGRLLLSLFLQTPLGRRVSARFEGGNDGVYVRPVGARTSLRWILPLLVVLALLFPFMATKYLLTVAILGLIYVLLGLGLNIVVGLAGLLDLGYVAFYAIGAYGLALGYQYLGLGFWAMLPLGALMAALAGALLGFPVLRMHGDYLAIVTLGFGEIIRLVLNNWVSLTGGPNGVSVPAPTLFGLEFGRRAKEGGVPIHEFLGITYNPNLKFIFIYVVLCLVVLLVLFVKHRLTRMPIGRAWEALREDEIACRSLGLNHVLVKLSAFMMGASTAGIAGVFFATYQGFVNPTSFTFFESALILAIVVLGGMGSTIGVVLAAFVLTVAPELLRSFAEYRVLLFGVLMVLMMIWRPRGLVRISRSSFTPRKGVAP; encoded by the coding sequence ATGTCTCAATCCACAGTTCATCAAGGGCTGAGTATTAAACGCAGCCTGTTGGATGCCGTTCTCGCGGGCCTGATCGCGCTAATTGTGTTTGGCCCGATCGTCGGCATCGTGCTGGACGGCTACAGTTTCAACTTTGAGCCCCGTCGCCTGGTGGTGATTATTGCGGTAGTCATGGTGGGGCGCTTGTTACTCAGCCTGTTTTTGCAAACGCCGTTGGGGCGCAGGGTGTCGGCGCGTTTTGAAGGGGGCAATGACGGCGTTTATGTTCGGCCAGTCGGAGCTAGAACGAGCCTGCGTTGGATCCTGCCACTACTGGTGGTGTTGGCATTGCTGTTCCCGTTTATGGCGACCAAATATCTGCTGACCGTGGCAATCCTCGGCCTGATTTATGTGTTGTTAGGGCTAGGATTGAACATTGTGGTGGGGCTGGCCGGGCTGCTCGATCTGGGTTACGTGGCGTTTTATGCCATTGGTGCTTACGGCCTGGCGCTGGGCTATCAGTATTTGGGCCTGGGCTTTTGGGCGATGTTGCCGCTGGGGGCGCTAATGGCGGCGCTGGCCGGGGCATTGCTGGGGTTCCCGGTGCTGCGTATGCACGGTGACTATCTGGCGATAGTGACGCTGGGCTTTGGTGAAATCATTCGCCTGGTGCTGAATAACTGGGTGTCGTTAACCGGTGGGCCAAACGGCGTTTCGGTTCCTGCTCCGACCCTGTTCGGCCTGGAGTTCGGCCGCCGAGCCAAGGAAGGGGGAGTACCGATCCACGAGTTCCTCGGTATTACCTATAACCCCAACCTGAAGTTTATCTTCATCTATGTGGTGTTGTGTCTGGTGGTGTTGCTGGTGCTGTTCGTCAAACACCGGCTGACGCGGATGCCGATAGGGCGGGCATGGGAAGCGTTACGGGAGGATGAAATTGCTTGCCGTTCTCTCGGGCTTAATCATGTGCTGGTCAAACTCTCGGCGTTTATGATGGGAGCTTCCACCGCGGGTATCGCTGGGGTGTTTTTTGCTACCTATCAAGGGTTCGTCAATCCAACGTCGTTTACCTTCTTTGAATCGGCGCTGATCCTGGCGATCGTGGTATTGGGGGGAATGGGATCGACTATCGGCGTCGTGCTGGCAGCCTTTGTGCTGACGGTGGCCCCGGAACTGCTGCGCAGCTTTGCCGAATATCGAGTGTTGCTGTTTGGCGTACTGATGGTGTTGATGATGATCTGGCGGCCACGCGGCCTGGTGCGTATCAGCCGTAGCAGCTTTACGCCACGCAAGGGGGTAGCACCATGA
- a CDS encoding amidohydrolase family protein, which produces MRIIDTHNHIWHCKGEHFSWITEDLASIRRDFLIEDLLAVLDEHQVAGGMLVQAVPTLAESEWLLAMAEQTDKINGVIGWADITKGQAVTADLRRLMGKSNRLKGIRYMSQGLPGGHLVTPEFIEGVRCVGEQGLVYELLVTAQQLDDVDRLIAACPDVVFVIEHIAKPAIRAGEMEPWRSKLRQIAQRHPNVFCKLSGMTTEADYQRWSGLDQAYQEIEPYIAAVFSAFGEDRVMFASDWPVSLLALPYAGVLSLCQRYLQDNSALSADKLFHLVAENVYSLK; this is translated from the coding sequence ATGCGTATTATCGATACCCATAACCACATTTGGCACTGCAAGGGCGAGCATTTCAGCTGGATCACGGAGGATCTGGCCAGCATTCGCCGTGATTTCCTGATCGAAGATCTATTGGCGGTGCTCGATGAGCATCAGGTTGCAGGGGGCATGCTGGTGCAAGCCGTGCCGACGCTGGCTGAAAGCGAATGGCTGCTGGCAATGGCAGAGCAGACCGACAAAATCAACGGGGTGATTGGCTGGGCCGATATCACCAAAGGGCAGGCGGTAACCGCTGATTTACGGCGGCTGATGGGGAAATCAAACCGCCTGAAAGGCATCCGTTATATGTCACAAGGGTTGCCTGGCGGACATCTGGTGACACCGGAGTTTATTGAGGGAGTTCGCTGCGTCGGGGAGCAGGGGTTGGTGTACGAACTGCTGGTCACCGCACAACAATTGGATGATGTCGATCGGCTGATCGCCGCCTGTCCAGACGTGGTCTTTGTCATTGAGCACATAGCGAAACCAGCAATCAGGGCAGGGGAAATGGAGCCGTGGCGCAGCAAGCTGCGGCAGATTGCTCAGCGCCATCCCAACGTTTTTTGCAAGCTGTCTGGCATGACCACCGAAGCGGATTATCAGCGCTGGAGCGGTTTGGACCAGGCTTACCAGGAAATTGAACCTTATATCGCCGCGGTATTTTCTGCTTTTGGTGAAGACCGTGTGATGTTTGCTTCCGACTGGCCGGTTTCACTGCTGGCCTTGCCTTACGCTGGCGTACTTTCTCTATGCCAGCGCTACCTGCAAGACAACTCGGCGCTATCAGCCGACAAGCTTTTTCATCTCGTGGCCGAAAATGTTTACTCATTAAAATAA
- a CDS encoding ABC transporter ATP-binding protein, translated as MSDAILRVEHLMMHFGGIKALNDVNLEVERGSITALIGPNGAGKTTVFNCLTGFYRASGGAILLNTHKRPIDVIRILGQKFRAGDWINPAQLGSRLYYKMFGGTHLVNRAGLARTFQNIRLFREMSVVENLLVAQHRLSNRNLIAGVLNTPAYRRAENEALDRAFYWLEVVELVDCANRLAGEMSYGQQRRLEIARAMCTTPEMICLDEPAAGLNPVETATLSRIIRFLRQHHDITVLLIEHDMGMVMEISDRVIVLDHGNVIAEGTPQEIQHNDSVIAAYLGADEEELAG; from the coding sequence ATGAGCGATGCCATTTTGCGCGTTGAACATTTGATGATGCACTTCGGCGGCATCAAAGCGTTGAACGATGTAAATCTCGAGGTGGAGCGTGGGTCGATCACCGCGTTGATCGGCCCGAACGGCGCGGGGAAAACCACGGTGTTCAACTGCCTGACGGGTTTTTACCGTGCCAGCGGCGGGGCGATCCTGCTCAATACCCACAAACGGCCCATTGATGTGATCCGTATCCTCGGCCAGAAATTCCGTGCAGGGGACTGGATTAACCCCGCGCAACTGGGTTCCCGCCTGTACTACAAAATGTTTGGTGGCACACATCTGGTGAACCGTGCCGGATTGGCCCGCACCTTCCAGAATATCCGCCTGTTCCGTGAGATGTCGGTGGTGGAGAACCTGCTGGTGGCGCAACACCGTTTGAGTAACCGCAACCTGATTGCTGGTGTGCTCAATACGCCTGCCTATCGCCGGGCAGAAAATGAAGCGCTGGACCGCGCATTTTACTGGCTGGAGGTGGTCGAGTTGGTGGACTGTGCTAACCGACTGGCGGGGGAGATGTCCTACGGCCAGCAGCGGCGGCTGGAGATCGCCCGCGCGATGTGCACCACCCCGGAAATGATCTGTCTGGACGAACCCGCCGCCGGGTTGAACCCGGTGGAAACCGCGACCCTGAGCCGGATTATCCGCTTTCTGCGCCAGCATCATGATATTACGGTGCTGCTGATCGAACATGATATGGGAATGGTGATGGAGATTTCCGACCGGGTGATCGTACTGGACCACGGCAATGTGATCGCCGAGGGAACACCGCAGGAGATCCAACACAATGACAGCGTGATCGCCGCTTATCTGGGCGCAGACGAAGAGGAGCTGGCGGGATGA
- a CDS encoding PTS transporter subunit IIC, with translation MEVVKYILGFGPAVVIPMIMFLFAVIFGAKLADAAKNAMTVGIGFLGLSLLIGFMVSSLSSSTEAMVKNLNLHYEVLDLGWPLISAFSLAALSLPVVYALCFITNLIMISTNTTKTLNVDFWNYWHFVFAGIIVEQVTGSFWIGIFASWITFIITLKIADYIAPHVQKFCDTPNVTITQAEIVAWAPLAFLMDRIIDRIPVINKIDLNLSKIEAKLGFFGSPLAMGAILGVIIGMLGALPFSEIIKSGMNFAAVMVLLPTMAGVLVSGLVPITEIASEWVKKRFPSKSLYFGISGEIAFKNPAVLSVGILMVPLTILISTILPFNTMMPFADIPYLPIFVVFGTVACNGNMFRGLINGIVIVCGILWFGSDLAVVSQALAEQAHLNVPKEMMASSIDGGSHAISYIFYKMFEVFNTLHPLVLCGLALATTGIIIIVLRLIFNIKQQPAATVMLAENKQD, from the coding sequence ATGGAAGTCGTTAAATACATATTGGGGTTTGGCCCGGCGGTGGTCATCCCCATGATCATGTTTCTCTTTGCGGTGATCTTTGGTGCCAAACTGGCGGATGCGGCCAAGAATGCCATGACGGTCGGCATTGGTTTTCTGGGGTTGTCGCTGCTGATTGGTTTTATGGTCAGCTCGCTGAGCAGCTCCACGGAGGCGATGGTCAAAAACCTGAATCTTCATTATGAAGTGCTGGATCTGGGGTGGCCGCTAATCAGTGCGTTCAGCCTGGCTGCGCTGTCGCTGCCCGTGGTGTACGCGCTGTGCTTTATCACCAACCTGATCATGATCTCGACCAATACCACCAAGACGCTGAACGTGGACTTCTGGAATTATTGGCATTTCGTATTTGCCGGTATCATTGTTGAACAGGTCACCGGTTCGTTCTGGATTGGCATCTTCGCCAGTTGGATCACCTTTATCATCACCCTGAAAATTGCCGATTATATTGCTCCGCACGTACAAAAATTCTGTGATACTCCAAATGTCACCATCACCCAAGCCGAGATCGTGGCCTGGGCGCCGCTGGCATTCCTGATGGATCGGATTATCGATCGTATCCCGGTGATTAATAAGATCGACCTCAACCTGAGCAAGATTGAGGCAAAACTGGGGTTCTTCGGCAGCCCTTTGGCAATGGGGGCGATCCTCGGGGTGATTATTGGCATGCTGGGGGCGTTGCCTTTCAGTGAAATCATTAAAAGTGGGATGAACTTTGCCGCCGTGATGGTGCTATTGCCAACGATGGCTGGCGTATTGGTAAGCGGCCTGGTGCCGATTACCGAGATCGCTTCCGAATGGGTCAAAAAGCGTTTCCCTAGCAAATCCCTTTATTTTGGTATCAGCGGTGAAATTGCCTTTAAAAACCCGGCGGTATTATCGGTAGGTATTCTGATGGTGCCACTGACCATTCTGATCAGCACTATTTTACCGTTTAATACCATGATGCCGTTCGCCGATATTCCTTATCTGCCGATCTTTGTGGTGTTTGGCACCGTGGCCTGTAACGGCAATATGTTCCGTGGGTTGATTAACGGGATCGTGATTGTCTGCGGCATCCTGTGGTTTGGCTCCGATTTGGCAGTGGTATCTCAGGCGTTGGCAGAGCAGGCCCATCTGAACGTACCGAAGGAGATGATGGCCTCCTCTATCGATGGTGGCTCTCACGCGATTTCCTACATTTTCTACAAGATGTTTGAAGTCTTTAATACTCTCCATCCGTTGGTGTTATGCGGCTTGGCGCTGGCCACCACCGGGATCATTATTATTGTGCTGAGATTGATTTTCAATATTAAACAACAGCCAGCGGCAACCGTCATGCTGGCAGAAAATAAACAAGATTAA